The following are from one region of the Nocardia terpenica genome:
- a CDS encoding ribose-phosphate diphosphokinase: MRGYIGESVVFSGSAHPELAQEICTDLEVPLSPTEIRRFANDCLEVQLGANCRERDVFIVQPVVRPVQEHLVELFMMLDAARGASAARTTVVMPHYAYARSDKKDAPRISIGGRLVADLLVSAGASRVLTMTLHSPQVHGFFSVPVDHLHALRELAAHFRSYDLSNTTIVSPDLGNAKEAAHFARRLGVPVAAGAKQRFADDRVVINSIIGDVAGRDIIILDDEIAKGSTILELLDRLREIGVRSIRVACTHGLFSFGALKRLGDQTDVLEIVCTNTVPIPRGDRVPKLTVISVAPAFAEAIRRIHTGHSVSALFEAQ; the protein is encoded by the coding sequence ATGCGGGGGTACATCGGCGAGAGCGTGGTTTTCAGCGGGAGCGCACATCCCGAACTCGCGCAGGAGATCTGTACCGATCTAGAGGTCCCACTCAGCCCCACCGAAATTCGACGCTTCGCCAACGACTGCCTCGAGGTCCAGCTCGGCGCGAATTGCCGCGAACGCGACGTATTCATCGTCCAGCCCGTCGTTCGCCCCGTTCAAGAGCATCTGGTGGAGTTGTTCATGATGCTGGATGCCGCACGGGGAGCCTCCGCCGCTCGCACTACGGTCGTCATGCCGCATTATGCCTATGCGCGATCGGACAAGAAGGATGCTCCGCGCATATCGATCGGCGGTCGGCTGGTGGCGGATCTCCTCGTCTCCGCCGGTGCGAGTCGCGTGCTCACCATGACACTGCATTCTCCGCAGGTGCACGGGTTTTTCAGCGTTCCGGTCGATCATCTGCACGCGCTGCGGGAGCTCGCGGCGCACTTCCGATCCTATGACCTGTCGAATACGACGATCGTGTCTCCGGATCTCGGCAATGCCAAAGAGGCCGCCCATTTCGCGCGGAGGCTGGGCGTTCCGGTCGCGGCGGGAGCAAAGCAGCGATTCGCCGACGACAGGGTCGTCATCAACTCGATCATCGGTGACGTCGCCGGACGAGACATCATTATTCTGGATGACGAGATCGCCAAGGGCAGCACCATTCTCGAGTTGCTCGATCGTCTTCGGGAAATCGGGGTTCGATCGATTCGGGTGGCGTGCACGCACGGCCTCTTTTCATTCGGCGCACTCAAGCGATTGGGCGATCAGACGGATGTCCTCGAAATAGTCTGCACGAACACGGTTCCCATTCCACGCGGAGACAGGGTTCCGAAACTCACAGTGATCTCGGTAGCGCCCGCTTTCGCAGAGGCGATCCGCAGGATCCACACCGGCCATTCGGTCAGCGCCCTCTTCGAGGCACAGTGA